A portion of the Bacillus thuringiensis genome contains these proteins:
- the trpE gene encoding anthranilate synthase component I has protein sequence MMTKEEFIKQKRERKTFLVITEEEGDSITPISLYRRMKGKKKFLLESSQLHQDKGRYSCLGCNPYGEVKSVGTEVERTIFGQTENLQGNVLQVLEEIIAPSQVDSPFPFCGGAVGYIGYDVIRQYENIGADLHDPLNIPEVHLLLYREFIVYDHLRQKLSFVYVCREDESADYEEVYERLRVYKEEVLQGEEAEVNEIQSTLSFTSSITEKEFCEMVETAKEHIRAGDIFQVVLSQRLQSECIGDPFVLYRKLRIANPSPYMFYIDFQDYVVLGSSPESLLSVRENKVMTNPIAGTRPRGKTKREDEEIEKELLGNEKERAEHMMLVDLGRNDIGRVSEIGSVTIDKYMKVEKYSHVMHIVSEVYGTLRKQMSGFDALAYCLPAGTVSGAPKIRAMEIINELENEKRNVYAGAVGYVSFSGNLDMALAIRTMVVKDEKAYVQAGAGVVYDSDPVAEYEETLNKARALLEVMK, from the coding sequence ATGATGACGAAAGAAGAATTTATAAAACAAAAAAGAGAGAGAAAGACATTTTTAGTAATCACTGAAGAAGAAGGAGATAGCATTACGCCAATTTCTTTATATAGACGTATGAAAGGAAAGAAGAAATTTTTATTAGAAAGTTCACAGCTTCATCAAGATAAAGGGCGTTATTCTTGCTTAGGATGTAATCCTTATGGAGAAGTAAAAAGCGTTGGTACGGAAGTAGAACGAACGATTTTCGGGCAAACAGAAAATTTACAAGGTAACGTACTACAAGTGTTAGAAGAAATAATCGCACCATCACAAGTAGACAGCCCATTTCCATTTTGCGGAGGAGCAGTTGGTTATATTGGATATGATGTCATTCGGCAGTATGAAAACATTGGAGCGGATTTACACGACCCATTAAATATTCCGGAAGTACACCTTTTACTATATCGTGAGTTTATCGTTTACGATCATTTACGCCAAAAGTTGTCGTTTGTATATGTATGCAGGGAAGATGAGTCAGCAGATTATGAGGAAGTATACGAAAGGCTGCGAGTATACAAAGAGGAAGTGCTACAAGGAGAAGAAGCTGAAGTAAATGAAATACAATCCACATTATCATTCACTTCTTCTATAACGGAAAAAGAGTTTTGTGAGATGGTAGAAACGGCGAAAGAACATATAAGAGCCGGAGACATATTCCAAGTCGTACTGTCACAGCGTTTGCAAAGTGAATGTATTGGTGATCCATTCGTGTTATACCGAAAACTTCGAATTGCAAATCCATCACCATATATGTTCTATATCGATTTTCAAGATTATGTTGTACTCGGTTCTTCGCCGGAAAGTTTGCTATCAGTAAGGGAGAATAAAGTGATGACGAATCCAATTGCTGGTACAAGGCCGAGGGGGAAAACGAAGAGGGAAGATGAGGAAATCGAAAAAGAACTGTTAGGCAATGAGAAAGAGCGAGCAGAGCATATGATGCTTGTAGATCTTGGGCGAAACGATATTGGTAGAGTGAGCGAAATCGGCTCGGTTACGATAGATAAATATATGAAAGTAGAAAAATACTCTCACGTTATGCACATTGTATCTGAAGTTTACGGAACATTACGAAAACAAATGAGCGGATTTGATGCATTAGCGTATTGCCTACCAGCAGGAACAGTGTCGGGAGCTCCGAAAATTAGAGCGATGGAAATTATAAATGAGCTAGAGAATGAAAAAAGAAATGTATACGCGGGTGCAGTTGGATACGTTAGTTTTTCAGGAAATCTTGATATGGCGCTCGCTATTCGAACGATGGTCGTGAAGGATGAAAAAGCATACGTTCAGGCAGGAGCGGGAGTTGTTTATGATTCAGACCCAGTAGCTGAATATGAAGAAACGTTAAATAAAGCGAGAGCACTATTGGAGGTAATGAAATGA
- the putP gene encoding sodium/proline symporter PutP, with product MSTQMLTLTSISIYMLGMLVIGYFAYKRTSNLTDYMLGGRTLGPAVTALSAGASDMSGWLLMGLPGAMFSVGLSSSWIAIGLTLGAYANWLYVAPRLRTYSEIANNSITIPEFLEHRFHDKSHMLRLVSGLVIMIFFTFYVASGLVSGAVLFENSFGMNYHVGLFIVAGVVVAYTLFGGFLAVSWTDFVQGIIMVVALILVPTVTIMNVNGLGPAFSTIKSIDPTLLDIFKGTSVLGIISLFAWGLGYVGQPHIIVRFMAISSVKEIKSARRIGMSWMIFSVVGAMFTGLIGIAYYSQQELTLSNPETIFLELGKILFHPLITGFLLAAILAAIMSTISSQLLVTSSAVTEDLYRTFFKRSASDKELVFVGRMAVLVIALVGCALALKQNDTILALVGYAWAGFGSSFGPAILLSLYWKRMTKWGALAGMISGAATVIIWTQFEFLTKFLYEMIPGFTISLLVIIVVSLLTQPSKEVEEQFEDFEKQHRHNL from the coding sequence ATGAGTACGCAGATGTTAACTTTAACTTCTATCTCTATTTACATGCTCGGGATGTTAGTAATCGGCTATTTCGCCTACAAACGAACGTCCAACTTAACAGATTATATGCTTGGCGGGCGTACACTAGGCCCCGCAGTAACAGCATTAAGTGCTGGAGCATCCGATATGAGTGGTTGGCTTTTAATGGGATTACCCGGTGCAATGTTTAGCGTTGGATTAAGTAGTAGTTGGATTGCGATCGGCCTAACACTAGGCGCATACGCAAACTGGCTTTATGTTGCTCCTCGCTTACGTACCTACTCAGAAATTGCAAACAACTCTATTACTATTCCAGAATTTTTGGAACACCGTTTCCACGACAAATCTCATATGCTACGCTTAGTATCCGGACTTGTTATTATGATTTTCTTTACTTTTTATGTAGCTTCAGGATTAGTTTCAGGCGCTGTATTATTTGAAAATTCATTTGGCATGAACTATCATGTTGGATTATTCATTGTAGCAGGCGTTGTTGTCGCTTACACATTATTTGGTGGTTTCTTAGCAGTAAGTTGGACAGACTTCGTGCAAGGAATCATTATGGTAGTTGCTCTTATTCTTGTTCCTACCGTTACAATTATGAATGTAAATGGACTTGGTCCTGCATTTAGTACAATTAAATCGATTGATCCAACATTATTAGATATTTTTAAAGGCACTTCTGTATTAGGAATTATTTCATTATTCGCATGGGGCCTTGGTTATGTTGGACAACCTCATATTATCGTACGCTTTATGGCGATTTCTTCTGTAAAAGAAATTAAAAGTGCACGACGAATTGGTATGAGCTGGATGATTTTCTCTGTTGTCGGAGCTATGTTTACCGGTCTGATCGGTATTGCATACTATTCACAACAAGAGTTGACATTATCTAATCCAGAGACAATTTTCCTTGAACTTGGGAAAATTTTATTCCATCCACTTATTACTGGATTTTTATTAGCGGCCATTCTAGCAGCGATTATGAGTACAATTTCATCTCAGCTACTCGTTACTTCTAGTGCTGTAACTGAAGATTTATATCGTACATTCTTTAAACGTTCTGCATCTGATAAAGAACTTGTATTTGTCGGTCGTATGGCTGTACTTGTTATTGCATTAGTTGGGTGCGCATTAGCGCTTAAACAAAATGATACGATTTTAGCTCTTGTTGGATACGCTTGGGCTGGATTTGGTTCTTCATTCGGACCTGCTATTTTATTAAGCTTATATTGGAAACGTATGACGAAGTGGGGCGCACTTGCCGGTATGATTTCTGGTGCCGCTACTGTTATTATCTGGACTCAGTTTGAATTCTTAACAAAATTCTTATACGAAATGATTCCTGGTTTCACTATTAGTTTACTAGTAATCATAGTTGTTAGTTTACTAACACAACCTTCAAAAGAAGTTGAAGAGCAATTTGAGGATTTCGAAAAACAACATCGTCATAATTTATAA
- a CDS encoding aminodeoxychorismate/anthranilate synthase component II, translating into MIVLINNYDSFTYNLYQLLGEYEEDIVVVRNDEIRIEQLEEMNPTGIVLSPGPGKPEDAGICIDVIRHFYKNVPILGICLGHQAIIAAFGGDIVRAERIKHGKTSRVKHNGTSIFSYVTQPLTAMRYHSLVAEQTSLPECFDILATAMDDGEIMAVRHNYYPLFGLQFHPESIATEEGGKLIRAFLTEVKEEERV; encoded by the coding sequence ATGATTGTACTAATTAATAATTATGATTCATTTACTTATAACTTGTATCAACTGTTAGGTGAATACGAAGAAGATATTGTAGTCGTAAGAAATGATGAAATAAGGATAGAACAACTAGAAGAGATGAATCCAACAGGAATTGTGCTTTCACCAGGACCAGGAAAACCGGAGGATGCTGGCATTTGTATCGACGTCATCCGTCATTTTTATAAGAACGTTCCCATATTAGGGATTTGTCTTGGCCACCAAGCGATTATAGCTGCATTTGGAGGAGACATTGTTAGAGCAGAACGTATTAAACACGGAAAAACATCGCGTGTGAAACATAACGGAACGTCAATCTTTTCATACGTTACACAGCCGCTAACGGCAATGCGCTATCATTCCCTTGTTGCAGAGCAAACGAGCTTGCCAGAGTGTTTTGACATACTAGCGACAGCGATGGACGATGGAGAAATAATGGCAGTCCGTCACAATTATTATCCGCTCTTCGGATTACAGTTTCATCCGGAATCAATCGCAACAGAAGAAGGCGGAAAGTTAATACGTGCCT